In a genomic window of Hyphomonas sp.:
- the proB gene encoding glutamate 5-kinase has protein sequence MMDTLFASARRIVVKTGSALVVENGQPRHDWLAKLASDIVSLRLRGFQVVLVSSGAVALGRQSVATSVANRLDQKQAAAAIGQPRLMSAISAAFAPHDVTIGQALLTLSDTETRRRWLNARATLETLLDSGVVPVINENDTVATDEIRYGDNDRLAARVAQMMGADVLVLLSDIDGLYTADPRSHPDATHIPHLAELTEAHDAMATGANADAGVGSGGMATKLAAARIAHAAGCSTLITLGNRDHPLLAIEAGERATLISAATTPASARAAWLAGHLTPEGAITLDEGAARALRGGASLLAVGVTGVTGNFERGAAIALNAPSGKMVGKGVTAYSSAEIARVIGRQSDEVEAILGYRGRPAIVHRDDMVLLR, from the coding sequence ATGATGGATACGCTCTTTGCCTCTGCCAGACGGATCGTGGTGAAGACCGGCTCTGCCCTGGTGGTGGAGAACGGCCAACCACGCCATGACTGGTTGGCAAAACTGGCATCCGATATCGTTTCACTCCGTCTCCGTGGGTTTCAGGTGGTCCTGGTTTCGTCCGGCGCAGTTGCGCTGGGTCGCCAAAGCGTCGCCACATCTGTCGCAAATCGTCTCGACCAGAAACAGGCCGCTGCCGCCATCGGCCAGCCCCGGCTGATGTCGGCCATCTCGGCCGCCTTCGCCCCCCATGACGTCACCATCGGCCAGGCGCTCCTGACGCTCAGCGATACCGAAACGCGCCGCCGCTGGCTGAATGCCCGGGCAACGCTCGAGACGCTGCTGGACTCAGGTGTCGTACCGGTCATCAACGAGAATGACACGGTCGCGACGGACGAGATCCGCTATGGTGACAATGACCGGCTGGCCGCGCGCGTGGCGCAGATGATGGGCGCGGATGTCCTCGTGCTCCTGTCGGACATTGACGGGCTCTACACTGCCGATCCGCGCAGCCATCCGGATGCCACCCACATTCCCCATCTTGCCGAGTTGACCGAGGCGCATGACGCGATGGCGACGGGCGCCAATGCCGATGCCGGGGTCGGGTCCGGCGGCATGGCCACCAAGCTGGCGGCAGCGCGCATTGCCCATGCGGCGGGCTGTTCCACGCTGATCACGCTGGGCAATCGTGACCACCCGCTTCTCGCCATCGAGGCCGGAGAGCGGGCCACGCTCATCTCGGCGGCCACGACACCGGCCAGTGCCCGCGCCGCCTGGCTCGCCGGACACCTCACCCCCGAAGGCGCGATCACGCTGGACGAAGGCGCGGCCCGGGCACTGCGCGGCGGGGCGAGCCTGCTGGCCGTTGGCGTCACCGGCGTTACCGGCAATTTCGAACGCGGCGCAGCCATCGCCCTGAACGCCCCTTCCGGCAAGATGGTCGGCAAGGGAGTCACGGCCTACAGTTCGGCCGAGATCGCCCGTGTGATTGGCCGCCAGAGCGACGAGGTCGAGGCGATACTCGGCTATCGCGGGCGCCCGGCCATCGTCCATCGCGACGACATGGTCCTGTTGCGCTAG
- a CDS encoding N-acetyltransferase: MHAVRAATRDDIAALTGLETAFPEEDRFSRQTWQRLLRGNSAILVSDGESGLAGALVLLFRRTSRIARIYSISVAEAARGTGLSDALLSESEDISRQRGCVAIRLEVRESNSRAKRLYERHGYRVMARAVGYYPDGEAALKMEKPLAGLSREVE, translated from the coding sequence ATGCACGCTGTTCGCGCCGCCACACGGGACGACATTGCCGCGCTGACCGGGCTGGAAACGGCATTCCCGGAGGAAGACCGTTTTTCGCGCCAGACCTGGCAGCGTCTGCTTCGCGGGAATTCCGCCATCCTGGTATCCGACGGAGAGAGCGGCCTTGCCGGCGCGCTCGTCCTCCTGTTCCGGCGCACCAGCCGGATCGCCCGGATCTATTCGATATCCGTCGCAGAAGCTGCACGGGGGACGGGCCTGTCCGACGCATTGCTGTCTGAAAGCGAAGACATATCAAGGCAACGCGGCTGTGTCGCGATCAGGCTGGAAGTGCGCGAATCAAATTCACGCGCAAAGCGTCTTTACGAACGCCATGGTTATCGCGTAATGGCGCGCGCTGTCGGCTATTACCCGGATGGGGAAGCCGCCCTGAAAATGGAGAAGCCGCTGGCCGGCCTCTCAAGAGAGGTTGAATGA
- a CDS encoding ETC complex I subunit, translating to MQARIYKPAKSAMTSGRGKTKAWVLEFVNNDAKRFADPVMGWTSIDDTSGQVRLSFDTQEQAIEYAKSEGLTFTVTPTHERKRLVKSYSANFDANRKQPWTH from the coding sequence ATGCAAGCGCGTATCTACAAGCCCGCAAAAAGCGCGATGACATCCGGCCGCGGCAAGACCAAGGCCTGGGTGCTGGAATTCGTCAACAATGATGCGAAACGCTTCGCCGATCCGGTCATGGGCTGGACCAGCATTGATGACACGTCCGGCCAGGTCCGCCTGTCCTTCGACACGCAGGAACAGGCCATCGAATACGCCAAGAGCGAAGGCCTGACCTTCACCGTGACGCCGACGCATGAGCGCAAACGGCTTGTTAAGTCCTACAGCGCCAATTTCGACGCCAATCGCAAGCAGCCCTGGACACATTAG
- a CDS encoding long-chain-acyl-CoA synthetase — protein sequence MVNAASLRAAVPFHDSFSQMKRDLDFLRMAYRMHKLIGAVTPDSEQLVADDFEESADKHSANVAFRFDGQLTTYAEFDAQANRIAHWALAHGLKSGDRVALCMDNCPDYVAIWVGLAKVGVVTALINTHLDGDALRHCLTISEAAHIIAGPTRDAAVSEASAPMDGPPKVWTWGGEHGEDLLTMLPGLSAERPSRALRAHLRGKDDCLFIYTSGTTGLPKATKITNSRLQIMLRTFIAPCYTGPRDRVYITLPLYHGTGGICGVGQALMSGASIVLRRKFSASAFWDDVVDQGVTSIVYIGELCRYLLNQPPHPKERLHHLKTGFGNGLRAEIWTEFRERFNISHLVEFYAATDGNVNLMSIDGTVGAVGRIPKWLKSRFDHVEFVKYDLETQDVVRGPDGFAIRAEANEAGEMLGRMQEDEFEFAGYHDPEATEKKILRNVFEPGDRWLRTGDLMRKDEEGYVYFVDRTGDTFRWKGENVSTSEVSNALSLIDGIATANVYGVEIPGTDGKAGMAAITLNGDVDFESLHYELSASLPSYAIPIFLRIQREAETTGTLKFRKVELMTEGFNPDLVDDPIWMYHPDRRQYVPFTQDRYDSLKSGAFRF from the coding sequence ATGGTTAATGCCGCCTCGCTCCGCGCCGCCGTGCCGTTCCACGATTCCTTTTCCCAGATGAAACGGGATCTGGATTTCCTGCGCATGGCCTATCGCATGCACAAGCTGATCGGCGCGGTCACACCGGACTCCGAACAACTCGTGGCCGACGACTTCGAGGAGAGTGCCGACAAGCATTCGGCGAATGTCGCCTTCCGGTTTGACGGCCAGTTGACCACCTATGCCGAGTTTGACGCACAGGCGAACCGGATCGCGCATTGGGCACTGGCGCACGGCCTGAAATCCGGGGACCGGGTGGCGCTGTGCATGGACAATTGCCCGGATTATGTCGCCATCTGGGTGGGACTGGCCAAGGTCGGCGTGGTGACAGCGCTGATCAACACGCATCTCGACGGGGACGCCCTGCGCCACTGTCTGACCATTTCGGAGGCAGCGCACATCATTGCCGGCCCGACGCGGGATGCTGCGGTCAGCGAGGCCTCGGCGCCGATGGACGGCCCGCCAAAGGTCTGGACCTGGGGCGGGGAGCATGGGGAAGACCTGCTGACCATGCTGCCTGGTCTGTCGGCCGAGCGCCCGTCACGGGCCCTGCGCGCGCATCTGCGCGGCAAGGATGATTGCCTCTTCATCTATACGTCCGGCACGACCGGTCTGCCCAAGGCAACGAAAATTACCAATTCGCGCCTGCAGATCATGCTGCGGACCTTTATTGCGCCCTGCTATACGGGCCCGCGCGACCGCGTCTACATCACACTGCCGCTCTATCATGGCACAGGCGGCATATGCGGCGTGGGGCAGGCCCTGATGAGCGGGGCATCGATTGTCCTTCGCCGGAAATTTTCCGCCAGCGCGTTCTGGGATGACGTGGTCGATCAGGGCGTCACATCCATCGTCTATATCGGCGAACTGTGCCGCTACCTCCTGAACCAGCCTCCGCATCCGAAAGAGCGTCTGCATCACCTCAAGACGGGTTTCGGCAATGGCCTGAGGGCCGAAATCTGGACAGAGTTCCGTGAGCGGTTCAATATCTCCCATCTGGTCGAGTTCTATGCCGCGACCGACGGCAATGTGAACCTGATGAGCATTGACGGGACGGTTGGAGCGGTCGGGCGCATTCCCAAATGGCTGAAGTCCCGCTTCGACCATGTTGAATTCGTCAAATACGATCTCGAAACGCAGGATGTCGTGCGCGGGCCGGACGGATTTGCCATCCGCGCAGAGGCGAACGAAGCCGGCGAAATGCTTGGCCGCATGCAGGAAGACGAATTCGAATTCGCCGGCTATCACGATCCGGAGGCGACGGAGAAGAAGATCCTGCGCAACGTGTTCGAGCCCGGTGATCGCTGGCTCAGAACGGGGGACCTGATGCGCAAGGATGAAGAAGGCTATGTCTACTTTGTCGACCGGACGGGCGACACCTTCCGCTGGAAGGGAGAGAATGTCTCAACCAGTGAAGTCAGCAACGCCCTGTCCCTGATAGACGGCATTGCCACGGCCAATGTCTACGGCGTAGAAATTCCCGGTACGGATGGAAAGGCCGGCATGGCCGCCATCACGCTCAACGGCGATGTGGACTTCGAGAGCCTGCATTATGAATTGTCGGCCAGCCTGCCATCCTATGCCATCCCGATCTTCCTGCGTATCCAGCGTGAGGCAGAAACGACAGGCACGCTTAAATTCCGGAAAGTCGAACTGATGACAGAGGGGTTCAATCCCGATCTCGTCGATGACCCGATCTGGATGTACCATCCCGACCGGCGGCAATATGTGCCCTTCACCCAGGATCGCTATGATTCCCTGAAATCCGGGGCATTCCGCTTCTAG
- a CDS encoding class I adenylate-forming enzyme family protein, whose amino-acid sequence MHYTELLKAREVLTGPGGDFEIVEADVLGNRLRVYKNAPPSVREVWLSTLQYAERDYLVYQDERWTYADAHRDVNAIAAWMFAQGVRPGDRVAVAMRNYPEWLLIYWACVSTGIAVVGMNAWWTAEEMDYALKDSEPKILFADAERLERALAIEGAADRMQIVGVRSPDAPAPVLPWADVLAHGGDMPAVTVDPDSDACIFYTSGTTGFPKGAQLTHRGCVANLFNMMFSAASTALAMNLATGEPIPEDPPVPAGLVTTPLFHVTANNCGAYLLTAAGGKIVLMYRWDAGEALKLVEREKITAVSGVPIMARELINHPDFEKTDTSSLATLGGGGAQLPPDLVHKIDSTVATARPNTGYGMTETCGIITSVSADFFVDKPDSAGPAMPNFEAKCVNELGETVPQGEVGELWVKGSSVIKGYINRPEATAESITDGWLHTGDIARIDKDGFIFIVDRKKDMVLRGGENVYCAEVESTLYRHPAVAECSVFGVPDDRLGEEVGAAVVLKPGETLTADALREHCAATMAKHKVPRYIWFLSALPRNASGKFVKRDLKEQLTRQLDNAQVS is encoded by the coding sequence ATGCACTACACCGAATTGCTGAAAGCGCGGGAAGTCCTGACCGGTCCGGGCGGCGACTTCGAGATCGTCGAGGCCGATGTGCTCGGAAACCGGCTGCGCGTCTACAAGAACGCTCCGCCGAGCGTGCGCGAGGTCTGGCTGTCGACCCTGCAATATGCCGAGCGCGACTATCTCGTCTATCAGGATGAACGCTGGACCTATGCCGATGCCCATCGCGACGTGAACGCGATTGCGGCCTGGATGTTTGCGCAGGGCGTGCGGCCCGGTGACCGGGTTGCGGTGGCCATGCGCAACTATCCCGAATGGCTGCTGATCTACTGGGCCTGCGTGTCGACGGGCATTGCCGTGGTCGGCATGAATGCCTGGTGGACCGCCGAGGAGATGGACTATGCGCTGAAGGATTCCGAGCCCAAGATCCTGTTCGCAGACGCGGAGCGGCTGGAACGCGCGCTCGCCATCGAGGGCGCCGCCGACCGGATGCAGATCGTGGGCGTGCGCAGCCCGGATGCGCCGGCGCCGGTCCTGCCCTGGGCTGACGTGCTGGCCCATGGCGGCGACATGCCGGCGGTCACCGTGGATCCGGATTCCGATGCCTGCATCTTCTACACATCGGGCACGACCGGCTTTCCGAAAGGGGCCCAGCTGACCCATCGCGGCTGTGTGGCCAATCTGTTCAACATGATGTTCTCGGCGGCCTCCACCGCGCTCGCCATGAATCTCGCCACCGGCGAGCCCATCCCCGAGGACCCGCCTGTGCCGGCCGGCCTCGTCACCACGCCGCTCTTCCATGTCACGGCCAACAATTGCGGCGCCTATCTGCTGACCGCCGCCGGCGGCAAGATCGTGCTGATGTATCGCTGGGATGCCGGCGAGGCGCTGAAACTGGTCGAGCGCGAAAAGATCACCGCCGTCAGCGGCGTGCCGATCATGGCGCGCGAGCTGATCAACCATCCGGATTTCGAAAAGACCGACACGTCCAGCCTCGCGACGCTGGGCGGGGGCGGGGCGCAGCTGCCGCCGGACCTGGTCCACAAGATCGACTCCACCGTGGCCACGGCCCGGCCGAACACCGGCTATGGCATGACCGAAACCTGCGGCATCATCACGTCGGTGTCGGCTGACTTCTTTGTCGACAAGCCAGACAGCGCCGGTCCGGCCATGCCCAATTTCGAGGCCAAATGCGTCAACGAGCTGGGCGAGACCGTGCCCCAGGGCGAGGTCGGGGAATTGTGGGTCAAGGGTTCCTCGGTCATCAAGGGCTATATCAACCGGCCCGAGGCCACCGCCGAATCCATCACCGATGGCTGGCTGCATACGGGCGACATTGCCCGCATCGACAAGGACGGCTTCATCTTCATTGTCGACCGCAAGAAGGACATGGTCCTGCGCGGCGGCGAGAATGTGTACTGTGCCGAAGTCGAATCCACGCTCTACCGTCACCCCGCCGTGGCAGAATGCAGCGTGTTCGGCGTGCCGGATGACCGGCTTGGCGAGGAAGTCGGCGCGGCCGTCGTGCTCAAGCCCGGCGAAACCCTGACCGCTGACGCCCTGCGCGAGCATTGCGCCGCCACGATGGCGAAGCACAAGGTGCCCCGCTACATCTGGTTCCTCTCGGCGCTTCCGCGCAATGCGAGCGGGAAGTTCGTCAAGCGGGACCTGAAGGAACAGTTGACCCGGCAACTCGACAATGCGCAGGTGAGCTGA
- a CDS encoding 50S ribosomal protein L21 has product MFAVIKTGGKQYKVAEGDTITVEKLDTEAGKDVTFDSVLMLGNGDDVTVGAPLVAGASVFGEVEEQTRGDKIIIRKKRQRQTYRRTKGHRQHLTVVKITGISADGKKPAKKAAAKKAAPKAEAPAAEAAAPAAKPETDARGRITNLEGKPDNLKKISGVGPVLEKKLHEAGIYFFWQVAALNADQIAELEEEMSFPGRITRDEWVKQAEEFAKDA; this is encoded by the coding sequence ATGTTCGCGGTCATCAAAACAGGCGGCAAGCAGTATAAAGTCGCGGAAGGTGACACGATCACCGTCGAAAAACTGGATACGGAAGCCGGCAAGGACGTCACCTTCGACTCCGTTCTGATGCTGGGCAATGGCGACGACGTGACTGTTGGCGCCCCGCTCGTGGCTGGCGCCAGCGTATTTGGCGAAGTCGAGGAGCAGACCCGCGGTGACAAGATCATCATCCGCAAGAAGCGTCAGCGCCAGACCTATCGCCGTACCAAGGGCCACCGCCAGCACCTGACGGTCGTCAAGATCACCGGCATCAGCGCCGACGGCAAGAAGCCGGCCAAGAAGGCTGCTGCCAAGAAAGCCGCTCCGAAGGCCGAGGCCCCGGCTGCCGAGGCTGCCGCTCCGGCTGCCAAGCCCGAAACCGATGCCCGCGGTCGTATCACCAATCTGGAAGGCAAGCCGGACAATCTGAAGAAGATCTCCGGCGTGGGCCCGGTTCTGGAGAAAAAACTCCACGAGGCCGGCATCTACTTCTTCTGGCAGGTCGCTGCGCTGAACGCAGACCAGATCGCCGAACTGGAAGAAGAAATGAGCTTCCCGGGCCGCATCACCCGTGACGAGTGGGTCAAGCAGGCCGAAGAATTCGCCAAGGACGCATAA
- a CDS encoding acyl-CoA thioesterase II: MADPVGDLLALLDIERLELDLFRGQSPDERASQRVFGGQVIAQSLVAAYRTVPEDRICHSLHAYFIRPGDPKVPIIYQVDHSRDGGSFTTRRVVAIQHGKQIFNMAASFQTDEDSWEHQHTMPDVPGPDGLKDLRERRLEIVDRLPDALREDFARERDIEIRDVDPLDLIHPEIADDRHNLWFRVARPIDVPPALHHCLLAYASDMSLLSSSYRPHGITWLNHKELMSASLDHAMWLHGPIKFDEWHLYSMDSPFAGKGRGFNRGMIYNMAGDLVASVAQEGLVRQLRPKG; this comes from the coding sequence ATGGCTGACCCCGTCGGAGACCTTCTGGCCCTTTTGGACATTGAACGCCTGGAACTGGACCTGTTCCGCGGCCAGAGCCCGGACGAGCGCGCCAGCCAGCGCGTATTTGGCGGACAGGTGATCGCCCAGTCGCTGGTCGCGGCCTATCGAACGGTTCCGGAAGACCGGATCTGCCACTCCCTGCATGCCTATTTCATCCGCCCCGGCGACCCGAAAGTGCCGATCATCTACCAGGTCGACCATTCCCGGGACGGCGGCAGCTTTACGACCCGCCGGGTCGTGGCGATCCAGCACGGCAAGCAGATCTTCAACATGGCGGCCAGTTTCCAGACCGATGAGGACAGCTGGGAACACCAGCACACAATGCCCGACGTGCCCGGCCCGGACGGGCTGAAGGATCTGCGCGAGCGCCGGCTGGAAATCGTTGACCGCCTGCCCGACGCCCTGCGCGAGGACTTCGCCCGAGAACGCGACATCGAGATCCGTGACGTCGACCCGCTGGACCTGATCCATCCCGAAATCGCCGATGACCGCCACAATCTCTGGTTCCGGGTGGCCCGGCCGATCGATGTGCCGCCTGCCCTGCACCATTGCCTGCTGGCCTATGCCTCCGACATGAGCCTGTTGAGTTCCAGCTATCGCCCGCATGGCATCACCTGGCTCAATCACAAGGAACTTATGTCGGCGAGCCTCGATCATGCGATGTGGCTGCACGGCCCGATCAAGTTCGACGAATGGCATCTCTATTCTATGGACAGCCCGTTTGCCGGCAAGGGCCGCGGCTTCAACCGGGGCATGATCTACAATATGGCCGGGGACCTGGTGGCAAGCGTCGCCCAGGAAGGGCTGGTCCGGCAACTGCGCCCGAAAGGCTGA
- a CDS encoding RimK family protein: MTDWVVLVESANDISQAETPHKVLKVADYITKPALFSGRRPYILNLCRSYGYQSEGYYASLLAEARGHRVSPSVQTMVELSAKGLYKHALPDLGERLREAISKGAPEQESLFVAFSKPETPGYERLAREVSDWFRVPALEVEFDPKSPHGIGRVRMVPPHKLKGARRDFFLEAMSTYTSGRISEPKTRTPAKWALAVLVDPNEKTAPSKPSSIKRLADVAAKMGVEVETIEPSDLTSLAEFDALFIRATTQIDNYTYKFARRAEQEGMPVIDDTQSMIRCTNKVFLKEILEKAGLPIPQTEILDEKSDLAAVFEKLGNPVVLKTPDGSFGTNMVKARSLEELRAGAKQMFKETALIIAQEFVPTKFDWRIGVLNGEPLYACQYRMARGHWQIVKHGPDGKATEGGFATFPVEDAPPEVVDAAVRGARLIGDGLYGVDLKETDKGVVIIEINDNPSIDHDVEGAVLKDELWRRIISWFSTRLEQRMGRPT; this comes from the coding sequence ATGACCGATTGGGTCGTACTCGTCGAATCCGCCAATGACATCTCGCAGGCCGAAACGCCTCACAAGGTGCTCAAGGTAGCGGACTATATCACCAAGCCCGCCCTGTTCAGCGGACGGCGGCCCTACATCCTGAATCTGTGCCGGTCCTATGGCTATCAATCGGAAGGCTATTACGCCTCCCTGCTCGCCGAAGCGCGCGGACACCGTGTCAGTCCCAGCGTGCAGACGATGGTGGAGCTGTCGGCCAAGGGCCTTTACAAGCACGCCCTGCCCGACCTTGGCGAACGCCTGCGGGAAGCCATTTCGAAAGGCGCACCGGAACAGGAAAGTCTGTTTGTGGCCTTCTCCAAGCCGGAGACGCCCGGCTATGAGCGCCTTGCCCGCGAAGTGTCCGACTGGTTCCGCGTGCCCGCGCTGGAAGTCGAGTTCGACCCGAAATCACCGCACGGAATTGGCCGTGTCCGGATGGTGCCGCCGCACAAGCTGAAGGGCGCGCGCCGGGACTTCTTCCTCGAGGCGATGAGCACCTATACAAGCGGCCGGATCAGCGAACCGAAAACCAGGACCCCAGCCAAATGGGCGCTGGCCGTGCTGGTCGACCCGAACGAGAAGACCGCCCCTTCCAAGCCTTCCTCCATCAAGCGGCTGGCCGATGTGGCGGCCAAGATGGGTGTGGAGGTCGAAACGATCGAGCCGTCCGACCTGACCAGCCTGGCCGAATTTGACGCCCTGTTCATTCGGGCGACGACGCAGATCGACAATTATACCTACAAGTTCGCGCGCCGCGCCGAGCAGGAAGGCATGCCCGTCATCGACGACACGCAATCCATGATCCGGTGCACGAACAAGGTGTTCCTGAAGGAAATCCTGGAAAAGGCCGGCCTGCCCATTCCGCAGACGGAGATCCTTGACGAGAAATCGGACCTTGCTGCCGTCTTCGAAAAGCTGGGCAATCCGGTCGTCCTGAAAACGCCTGACGGATCATTCGGGACAAACATGGTGAAGGCCCGGTCGCTGGAAGAGCTGCGCGCCGGGGCGAAACAGATGTTCAAGGAAACCGCGCTGATCATCGCACAGGAATTCGTGCCGACAAAGTTCGACTGGCGTATCGGTGTGCTGAACGGTGAGCCGCTCTATGCCTGCCAATACCGGATGGCACGCGGACACTGGCAGATCGTGAAACATGGACCGGACGGCAAGGCGACCGAAGGCGGGTTTGCGACCTTCCCGGTCGAGGATGCACCGCCGGAGGTGGTGGACGCCGCCGTGCGCGGGGCACGCCTGATTGGCGATGGCCTGTATGGCGTGGACCTGAAGGAAACCGACAAGGGCGTCGTGATCATCGAGATCAATGACAATCCCTCTATCGATCACGATGTCGAAGGCGCCGTCCTGAAGGACGAACTCTGGCGCCGGATCATTTCCTGGTTCTCGACCCGTCTGGAACAGCGCATGGGCCGCCCGACATAA
- a CDS encoding GNAT family N-acetyltransferase, translated as MIETDRLTLRRITLADAPRITECITDPRIHRMVASIAPNQSLERTREWIATHEAGADRDTNHIFALQKGDELVGVIGADRPGAGLAFDIGYWLIPAEWGAGLMTEAASAVLEWLMARGERAFTSGHFADNPASGHVLKKIGFLPSGRGRVFSLGRGEASDHINMSFIA; from the coding sequence ATGATTGAGACAGACAGGCTGACCTTGCGGCGCATCACGCTTGCGGACGCGCCCCGCATCACCGAATGCATCACAGACCCGCGCATCCATCGCATGGTGGCAAGCATCGCGCCAAACCAGAGCCTGGAGCGTACCCGGGAATGGATCGCCACGCATGAAGCCGGTGCGGACAGGGACACAAACCACATCTTTGCCCTTCAGAAAGGTGACGAACTGGTGGGTGTGATCGGCGCGGACCGGCCCGGCGCCGGCCTGGCGTTCGACATCGGCTACTGGCTCATACCTGCCGAGTGGGGCGCCGGCCTGATGACCGAAGCGGCGAGCGCTGTCCTGGAATGGCTGATGGCGCGCGGCGAACGCGCATTCACTTCCGGCCATTTTGCCGACAATCCGGCATCGGGCCATGTTCTGAAAAAGATCGGCTTTCTGCCGTCCGGACGTGGTAGGGTGTTCAGTCTCGGTCGGGGCGAAGCTTCAGATCACATCAACATGTCCTTTATTGCTTGA
- a CDS encoding MJ0042-type zinc finger domain-containing protein, with translation MPQFDMILLTPAQADGADVLEHTAGSPAREGGGDETYRCGSCKTRLLVNVAHHDAHGVIVKCGKCGRFNTEPHHHHHH, from the coding sequence ATGCCCCAATTCGACATGATCCTGCTCACCCCGGCCCAGGCAGACGGGGCTGACGTGCTCGAACACACGGCCGGCTCGCCTGCGCGCGAAGGCGGCGGCGACGAGACCTATCGCTGCGGGTCCTGCAAGACCAGGCTCCTGGTCAATGTCGCCCACCACGACGCCCACGGCGTCATTGTGAAGTGCGGCAAGTGCGGGCGCTTCAATACCGAGCCGCACCACCATCATCACCATTAG
- the rpmA gene encoding 50S ribosomal protein L27 — translation MAHKKSGGSSRNGRDSNPKYLGVKKFGGEHVIPGNIIVRQRGTQKWPGRGVGMGRDHTLFALSEGKVEFTRKAGGRLYVNIVPVADAAE, via the coding sequence ATGGCTCATAAGAAATCAGGTGGTTCGTCCCGTAACGGCCGCGACTCAAACCCGAAATATCTTGGCGTCAAGAAATTTGGCGGCGAGCATGTGATTCCGGGCAACATCATCGTGCGTCAGCGCGGCACCCAGAAATGGCCGGGCCGCGGCGTCGGCATGGGCCGTGACCACACCCTCTTTGCCCTTTCCGAAGGCAAGGTAGAGTTCACGCGCAAGGCGGGCGGTCGCCTTTACGTGAACATTGTACCGGTCGCGGACGCAGCAGAATAA
- a CDS encoding IS3 family transposase (programmed frameshift), with protein MGKRSTPEEIIAKLREVEVRLARGETAGQAVRSIGVTEQTYYRWRKEYGGLQVGQAKRMKEMEKENARLRRAISDLTLDNQILQEVNQGKVLSPSRKREAVDHVVETLGATERRACRVIGQHRSTQRKPRVPRQDEDVLTAAIIALAERFGRYGYRRITALLKRDGWHVNEKRVYRIWRREGLKVPMKQPKRGRLWLNDGSCVRLRPMHKGHVWSYDFVQDRTHDGKVVRMLCVIDEFTRECLAIRVERRLNSRDVLDTLGELFVAHGPPEHIRSDNGPEFIATALRDWLGRVGVKTLYIEPGSPWENGYCESFNSKLRDELLAREIFFDLREAQILIEAWRRHYNTARPHSSLGYRPPAPQTILPAAFIPPYCGQVAA; from the exons ATGGGTAAGAGATCAACGCCTGAAGAGATCATCGCGAAGCTGCGGGAGGTGGAGGTGCGCCTCGCGCGCGGTGAGACGGCAGGCCAGGCTGTACGTTCGATTGGCGTGACAGAACAGACCTACTACCGGTGGCGCAAGGAGTATGGCGGGCTGCAGGTTGGCCAGGCCAAACGGATGAAGGAGATGGAGAAGGAGAATGCGCGCCTGCGTCGCGCCATCTCTGATCTGACCCTCGACAACCAGATCCTTCAGGAAGTCA ATCAAGGGAAAGTTCTGAGCCCTTCGCGCAAGCGCGAAGCGGTCGATCATGTGGTGGAGACACTCGGCGCAACCGAGCGCCGGGCCTGCCGCGTGATCGGCCAGCACCGTTCCACCCAGCGCAAGCCGCGTGTGCCGCGTCAGGACGAGGATGTGCTGACAGCGGCCATCATCGCCCTGGCCGAGCGGTTCGGCCGGTATGGCTATCGCCGCATCACAGCCCTGCTGAAGCGCGATGGCTGGCATGTGAACGAGAAGCGTGTCTATCGCATCTGGCGGCGTGAAGGGCTGAAAGTGCCAATGAAACAACCAAAGAGGGGCCGGTTATGGCTGAATGACGGCTCGTGCGTGCGGCTGAGGCCGATGCACAAGGGGCATGTCTGGTCGTATGACTTCGTGCAGGACCGCACCCATGATGGCAAGGTGGTCCGCATGCTGTGTGTGATTGATGAGTTCACCCGCGAATGCCTCGCCATCCGCGTCGAACGCAGGCTCAACTCCCGCGATGTGCTCGACACGCTGGGCGAGCTGTTCGTCGCGCATGGACCGCCAGAGCATATCCGCTCCGACAATGGCCCGGAGTTCATCGCCACCGCGCTGCGTGACTGGCTTGGCCGGGTCGGCGTGAAGACGCTCTATATCGAACCGGGTTCACCATGGGAAAACGGTTACTGCGAGAGCTTCAACTCCAAGCTCAGAGACGAGTTGCTGGCGAGGGAAATCTTCTTCGATCTCAGGGAAGCCCAGATCCTGATCGAGGCTTGGCGGCGGCACTACAACACCGCGCGCCCACACTCTTCTCTGGGCTACCGACCACCTGCTCCACAAACCATCTTGCCCGCGGCGTTCATACCGCCTTACTGTGGGCAGGTGGCGGCATGA